A region of the Desulfobulbaceae bacterium genome:
TATGGCTAGTAAAACTTTACCGCTAGAAAAGGCGGCGAAATACCTATGCACAGTTCTCGATGGGAGGTGCCCAATGGCGATAGAAAGTTACCCGTGTCCTACTGACTGCACGGTCGAAACTGTTCCATGGCATTGTTGGGTAATCTATTTTCAGGACCTGGGCACTATCAAAGAGGAAGGATTTAAAACCTAAGTGACTGATAATGTATCACTTTTTTTGAATTGAGCCCTTTTTCTGGGCTATTTCCGCAATCGTTGTACTGTAAAAGCCCTAAAAATTGAATAAGGAGCGAATTTTATTAGTATTAAGAGGAGAGCAGCAATGCTGCTCAGCAAGTGATGATTACTATCGGTTGAAAGTGATGAGGAATAGACTGCCTTCGCCTGGGGCACTGGTTAGGCGGATTTCACCGCCGAGTTCCTGGGAGAGGCGTTTGACTGAGTAAAGACCGAGCCCCGTCCCTCGGTGGATATCACGGATTGTCTCTCCCCGGTAGTAAGGCGTGAAGATTTTTTGTTGTTCCTTAAGAGGGATTCCAGGTCCTTGGTCTTGCACCACAATACGGATCCTGGTTTCAGAGATTATGATTCCCAGTGAGACGTCAGATGATGGCGGGCAGTATTTGACCGCGTTATCTAACAGACTTGAGATGATGACCTTTAGGGCGAGGCGGTGCAGCCTGACAGGTTGCTTTGGCAGGGGAGAAACGTTGATTTTGACCATTTTTCGTTGGGCAGTCTGGTTATGAACAGGCATAATAGCGGTCACGATTTCATTAAGGCGACAATACTCTCGCGGCAGACTGTGATCGGTGTTCTCCAGTTTGGTGAGCAGAAGCATCTCGTCCGCCAGCTCAGAAACTTGATTGATACTATGACTGATTACTTGCAGGTAGTTCTTTCTTTTAGCTTTTTCGTGCTGAAAATTGCTGCCTTTGAGCAGCCGTTGACAGAGTCCGCCGATCACCGTGAATTGAGAACGGAGTTCGTGAAAGAGCATTTGTCTTGTTGCTGTGCTGTTCTCTTTTTGCTTATGAAGACTCCTTACTTCCAATTCCATTCTGTGGCGTTCCTGTCGTTCAGCAATCATTTTGTGACAGTTGAGGATGACCTCCTTCACTGAATAGGGTTTGGCGAGATAAGCGTCGGCACCGCACTCCATTCCTCTGACTCTGTTTTTACCTGCCGA
Encoded here:
- a CDS encoding response regulator, whose amino-acid sequence is MSTDCANNTFLQRKIPNNAATILIVEDEDDLATLLEYRLREEGFTPLIATNGDEACQLLDTNVGIDLVLLDILLPVKDGWDVCRFIRNHTEPRIAALPVIMLSALSAGKNRVRGMECGADAYLAKPYSVKEVILNCHKMIAERQERHRMELEVRSLHKQKENSTATRQMLFHELRSQFTVIGGLCQRLLKGSNFQHEKAKRKNYLQVISHSINQVSELADEMLLLTKLENTDHSLPREYCRLNEIVTAIMPVHNQTAQRKMVKINVSPLPKQPVRLHRLALKVIISSLLDNAVKYCPPSSDVSLGIIISETRIRIVVQDQGPGIPLKEQQKIFTPYYRGETIRDIHRGTGLGLYSVKRLSQELGGEIRLTSAPGEGSLFLITFNR